A window of the Planococcus citri chromosome 4, ihPlaCitr1.1, whole genome shotgun sequence genome harbors these coding sequences:
- the LOC135842227 gene encoding uncharacterized protein LOC135842227 isoform X1, giving the protein MALLRAIPSLQIPGWPESDESTMWFYLSPCTLREMAAVKMALLLWHRRFSDYSLRHITSAKWIHAHKSFSTKDMFVIHPIIESQIDQYIDVVSSELENWLDYHLEKVFFDSDLHEVISKCYGEIVCCGIDCSISWHDTAKALLKSDRLTQMEKYRIACLYCLKNDIKRLWPLFWKKHHKGVYNSILKPIVMYWNDLMLDEVRTGMPKMPNVAVEKRLISSSSKYVRNWATVLYFLKRFSSFECTDQVISLIEYDVSYAIHLVPELNDDQVRKVMIKRGVAIWYHFAKQSRYVRCALRVWSYIRHLISESEFYSMISLLMYSKAAEVREEGQQKIREHTSTVLFEMWNTAPPHLRKFVVDNYAAKVLDIMYDYKSEMLRIVNRDARFLLALLSDTDFHFRNDLWLRNWSSMIFSIPPLYLDQLMIVCLEDPEKISKCKKDIVNGPQYIQKYCFLSIKEGCFEDIDDFLTVCSLPAEKKLEHKKELLRSFRYNGHLVFELKTLKKWKAFSHYVDRVYQDDEFVKSYKKDMVFSSSVRDALNKELISGRLWYVDRFISTFITTEDSVELKAKLMDRCQSNLAQGKFYNFDRSNWQEFFEWCSVGNEQKISEFRSNLPIDRIFLVALKKSVKFVSMNDFFRKWADDCDFVKLDSFLKWFFGTAEGVKCFKLKKVYVYQGVDDLKAKLNVECDDVVGIVLKWFFDGNSTDLEEWKKFSEDPQLANLSSKR; this is encoded by the coding sequence ATGGCCCTCTTACGTGCAATTCCATCTCTTCAGATACCTGGTTGGCCTGAATCGGACGAAAGCACCATGTGGTTTTACCTATCTCCATGCACGTTACGAGAAATGGCTGCGGTCAAGATGGCCTTACTTTTATGGCATCGTAGATTCAGCGATTACTCCCTGAGACACATAACCTCCGCTAAATGGATCCATGCTCATAAATCCTTCAGCACCAAAGATATGTTCGTGATACATCCGATCATCGAGAGTCAAATCGATCAGTACATCGATGTTGTATCTTCGGAATTGGAAAACTGGCTGGATTATCATTTAGAAAAGGTATTTTTCGATAGCGATTTACACGAGGTGATTTCAAAATGCTACGGCGAAATTGTATGCTGCGGTATCGATTGCTCCATTAGTTGGCACGACACAGCCAAAGCTCTTTTGAAAAGTGACCGATTAACACAAATGGAGAAATACCGAATCGCTTGTTTATACTGTTTGAAAAACGATATAAAACGTTTATGGCCTTTATTCTGGAAAAAGCATCATAAAGGTGTTTACAATTCGATCCTGAAACCTATTGTAATGTATTGGAATGATCTGATGTTGGATGAAGTACGCACAGGGATGCCTAAAATGCCTAATGTGGCTGTAGAAAAACGATTGATCTCCTCTAGTTCGAAATATGTTCGGAATTGGGCTACTGTGTTGTATTTCTTGAAACGTTTCAGTTCATTCGAATGCACTGATCAAGTAATCAGTCTCATAGAGTACGATGTCTCGTATGCGATCCACCTGGTACCCGAATTGAACGATGATCAAGTCCGCAAGGTGATGATCAAACGAGGTGTCGCTATTTGGTACCATTTCGCTAAACAGTCGAGATATGTAAGATGTGCTCTGCGAGTTTGGTCTTATATCCGGCATTTGATTTCGGAGAGCGAATTTTACTCCATGATTAGTCTTCTGATGTATAGTAAAGCGGCCGAGGTACGGGAAGAAGGGCAGCAGAAGATAAGAGAACACACATCGACAGTATTGTTTGAAATGTGGAACACTGCTCCGCCTCATTTGAGGAAGTTTGTCGTCGATAATTACGCCGCCAAGGTACTGGACATTATGTACGATTATAAAAGCGAGATGCTCAGAATTGTTAATCGTGACGCTAGATTTTTACTGGCCTTATTAAGCGATACGGATTTCCACTTCAGAAACGATTTATGGCTACGGAATTGGTCCAGTATGATTTTCAGTATCCCTCCATTGTACCTAGACCAACTTATGATCGTATGTTTGGAAGATCcggaaaaaatatccaaatgtAAGAAAGATATTGTCAACGGTCCTCAGTACATTCAAAAGTATTGTTTTCTTTCCATAAAAGAAGGATGTTTCGAAGATATCGATGATTTTCTCACTGTTTGTTCATTAcccgcagaaaaaaaattggagcatAAGAAAGAGTTATTGAGATCGTTCCGCTATAATGGTCATTTAGTTTTCGAACTGAAAACACTTAAAAAATGGAAAGCATTTAGTCATTATGTCGATAGAGTTTATCAAGACGACGAATTCGTCAAAAGCTACAAAAAGGATATGGTATTCAGTAGTTCTGTCCGCGATGCTTTAAACAAAGAGCTAATCAGTGGCCGATTGTGGTATGTTGATCGTTTCATCAGCACTTTCATTACTACCGAGGATTCTGTCGAGCTCAAAGCTAAGCTTATGGATCGATGTCAGAGTAATCTGGCTCAAGGCAAGTTCTACAATTTCGATAGATCAAACTggcaagaattttttgaatggtgCTCTGTTGGAAATGAGCAAAAGATTTCAGAATTCAGATCCAATTTGCCAATCGATAGAATATTTTTAGTAGCGTTAAAAAAATCTGTCAAGTTCGTCtcgatgaatgatttttttcgcaaatggGCTGACGATTGTGATTTCGTGAAGTTGGATAGTTTCTTGAAGTGGTTTTTTGGTACTGCCGAAGGAGTCAAGTGTTTTAAACTGAAGAAAGTGTATGTATATCAGGGTGTAGATGATTTAAAAGCGAAGTTGAATGTTGAATGCGATGATGTTGTTGGTATTGTACTCAAATGGTTTTTTGACGGTAATTCGACTGATTTGGAAGAATGGAAGAAGTTTAGTGAAGATCCGCAGTTGGCAAATTTATCTTCGAAACGTTGA
- the LOC135845684 gene encoding uncharacterized protein LOC135845684 isoform X1: protein MNVDIVSYVENDDYTPIGDHNSQESNPFVFHSSPSSLQTLASIQLAFRLWRVKCSNLAPGQAITSDSFFQQEQFSCSEVLRVSVPTSIKDVIDQQIILAGKELQKWSGFYSKEVFFDCNFSQGVPKCLDYVVCRSEGSIDMKKTALNLIAADELNLVEKYRIACTFCLEEEIKRIWPSVSSDLRGENDFCKFALPSYWIYYLESGVDDVSTVSRLYPLQQNGNWLAFDYFWCKLNEDDKVAVTESILRNPDIKRIKQMLPKLTKRQACRVFESMADKILNVLIADDEHVEYVSKFWIHIKDTLHGIKFYGILHTLWKFVYNSAKLNEAVSKCSRSDLLFELWIEAPEILRDYVLVNHVNDFFDQLYGEMFGFLGCYGCDMNFLLDLLEASRYELRNQIWMRNWRKLILRAKPSSLEQLMKLCLDYKKDIVMFKEQKMVDFQSMSYIFRMFLREGLFAELSDYLHFCMKDASSLEQLSKRIIESSLDMIMVSVEDKVKKLDRFINSTFSSADAANTFKEEFLSSAECVTFLHNKLDSGCLKEIEILISAFLKCEQKLNKIKLDLFDRYCNNLLAGRIADFDGEKCDEFMKWCVPDEQISQFRQSLPIDEIFEKFLANTVIVKSSFLSQRLPAFFTPVDNFFMWYFGNKEAVKAYKQRKMYGHEKSPNLETVLQQAKASDLERFLSWAFENDKEEIQKFVTPRKFGQRRRKVFSFPKEQRTSGPLFFGGPSN, encoded by the coding sequence ATGAATGTTGACATAGTCTCTTACGTGGAAAACGACGACTATACGCCCATCGGTGATCACAATTCACAAGAATCGAATCCGTTCGTATTTCACTCATCTCCATCATCGTTGCAAACGCTCGCCTCGATTCAGTTAGCATTTCGATTATGGCGAGTAAAGTGCTCGAATCTTGCACCAGGCCAAGCCATCACCTCCGACTCGTTTTTCCAACAAGAGCAATTCAGTTGCTCGGAGGTTCTACGAGTATCAGTTCCCACTTCGATCAAAGATGTAATCGATCAACAAATTATATTAGCTGGAAAAGAATTACAAAAGTGGAGTGGTTTTTACTCGAAGGAGGTATTTTTCGATTGTAATTTTTCGCAAGGTGTTCCGAAATGCTTGGACTATGTAGTGTGTAGATCAGAGGGTTCTATTGATATGAAAAAAACCGCTCTGAATTTGATCGCAGCTGACGAGTTGAACTTGGTAGAGAAGTACAGAATTGCTTGTACGTTTTGTTTGGAAGAAGAAATCAAACGTATTTGGCCTTCGGTTTCGAGTGATCTTCGAGGTGAAAATGATTTCTGCAAATTCGCTCTGCCTTCTTATTGGATTTACTATTTGGAATCCGGAGTGGACGATGTTTCCACCGTAAGTCGTCTTTATCCGTTGCAACAGAATGGTAATTGGTTAGCTTTCGACTATTTTTGGTGTAAATTAAACGAAGACGATAAAGTAGCTGTGACCGAGTCGATTCTACGTAATCCTGATATCAAACGAATCAAGCAAATGTTACCAAAGTTGACCAAACGACAAGCTTGTCGAGTATTCGAATCAATGGCTGATAAAATTCTAAACGTTTTAATAGCTGACGATGAACACGTCGAGTACGTCTCAAAATTCTGGATCCATATTAAAGATACGTTGCATGGAATTAAATTCTACGGTATTTTACATACTTTATGGAAATTTGTGTATAATTCTGCTAAATTGAACGAAGCCGTAAGCAAATGTTCTAGAAGCGATCTATTGTTCGAATTATGGATAGAGGCTCCGGAAATATTGAGAGATTATGTTCTAGTTAACCACGTGAATGATTTCTTCGATCAGTTGTATGGTGAAATGTTTGGTTTCTTGGGTTGTTACGGTTGCGATATGAACTTCCTATTGGATTTGCTGGAAGCTTCGAGGTATGAGCTTAGGAACCAAATATGGATGAGAAACTGGCGTAAATTGATTCTTCGCGCGAAACCATCGAGTTTAGAGCAATTAATGAAATTATGTTTGGATTATAAAAAAGATATCGTGATGTTCAAAGAACAAAAGATGGTTGATTTTCAAAGCATGTCGtatatttttcgaatgtttcTTAGGGAAGGGTTATTTGCAGAGTTGAGCGATTATCTTCATTTCTGTATGAAGGATGCGTCTAGTTTGGAACAGCTGAGTAAGCGAATTATCGAGTCAAGTCTTGACATGATTATGGTGTCAGTTGaagataaagtaaaaaaattagaccGTTTTATTAATAGTACTTTTTCTAGCGCAGATGCAGCGAATACTTTCAAAGAAGAGTTTTTGTCAAGTGCAGAATGTGTCACTTTCTTGCATAATAAATTGGACAGTGGTTGTTTGAAGGAGATTGAAATACTCATTAGTGCTTTTCTTAAATGcgaacaaaaattgaacaaaataaaactAGATCTTTTCGATCGTTATTGTAACAATCTGCTCGCTGGACGAATAGCAGATTTCGATGGCGAAAAATGTGATGAATTTATGAAGTGGTGTGTGCCCGATGAACAGATATCTCAGTTTAGGCAATCCTTACCCATAGatgagattttcgaaaaatttttggcTAATACAGTAATTGTGAAATCGTCCTTTCTGTCTCAGAGATTGCCCGCTTTTTTTACTCCCGTTGATAATTTCTTTATGTGGTATTTTGGCAACAAAGAAGCTGTCAAAGCTTATAAACAAAGAAAAATGTATGGTCATGAAAAGAGTCCGAATTTGGAAACCGTTTTGCAGCAAGCTAAAGCATCGGATCTCGAACGCTTTTTATCATGGGCTTTTGAAAACGATAAGgaagaaattcagaaatttgtaACGCCTCGTAAATTTGGCCAGCGTAGACGCAAGGTTTTCTCCTTTCCTAAGGAGCAGAGAACTTCGGGTCCACTATTTTTTGGCGGTccttcgaattga